The following proteins are co-located in the Flammeovirga kamogawensis genome:
- a CDS encoding phosphoribosylaminoimidazolesuccinocarboxamide synthase: MDAIKSTKLEFENATGVYHGKVRDVYFFDKKIAIVATDRISAFDVVLKRAIPYKGQVLNQIAEKFLKMTADIVPNWLESTPHSNVHIGKNCEAFAVEMVIRGYLAGHAWREYREGKRILCGVALPGGLKENDKLPEPIITPTTKAMEGHDEDISREEILAQGVVSEEDYVQLENYTRALFNKGTEFAKERGLILVDTKYEFGKVDGKIYLIDEVHTPDSSRYFYAEGYQERQDKDEPQKQLSKEFVRQWLIENDFQGKDGQEQPIMSDEFVNSVSDRYIELYENITGEIFEKSSYVNQEDEIFKAINTQLG; encoded by the coding sequence ATGGACGCAATAAAAAGCACTAAATTAGAATTCGAAAATGCCACTGGAGTTTACCACGGCAAAGTCAGAGATGTGTATTTCTTCGATAAGAAGATTGCTATCGTTGCCACCGACCGAATTTCAGCATTCGATGTTGTTCTAAAAAGAGCAATACCTTACAAAGGACAAGTGCTGAATCAAATTGCAGAAAAATTTCTAAAAATGACTGCAGACATTGTTCCTAACTGGTTAGAATCTACTCCTCACTCAAATGTTCATATTGGTAAAAACTGTGAAGCTTTTGCTGTTGAAATGGTTATTAGAGGATATTTAGCTGGACATGCATGGAGAGAGTATAGAGAAGGGAAAAGAATTCTTTGTGGTGTAGCTCTTCCTGGAGGTTTAAAAGAAAACGATAAACTTCCTGAACCAATCATTACCCCTACTACAAAAGCAATGGAAGGGCATGATGAAGATATTTCTAGGGAAGAAATTCTTGCTCAAGGAGTTGTTTCTGAAGAAGACTATGTTCAGTTAGAGAATTACACTAGAGCATTATTTAACAAAGGGACTGAATTTGCCAAAGAAAGAGGTCTTATTCTTGTTGATACAAAATATGAATTTGGCAAAGTAGATGGCAAAATCTATCTAATTGATGAAGTTCACACTCCAGATTCTTCACGCTATTTTTATGCTGAAGGGTACCAAGAACGTCAAGACAAAGATGAACCACAAAAACAACTTTCTAAAGAATTTGTTCGTCAGTGGTTAATTGAAAATGATTTTCAAGGAAAAGATGGTCAAGAACAACCAATAATGTCTGATGAGTTTGTAAATTCTGTTTCTGATAGATATATTGAACTTTACGAAAACATAACAGGCGAAATATTTGAAAAATCATCTTATGTAAATCAAGAAGATGAAATTTTCAAAGCAATTAATACACAATTAGGATAA
- a CDS encoding DUF4178 domain-containing protein, producing the protein MPFGFFKKKKKEEKHYDPTNITIRDIRKGYVLDYDLQSWEVTEEFEYDWGDNDFSYEFKLESANDAVFLSIEDSDFLTGTISRKVKWGKLPDEVDDALETKGKPPKKIVFDGKVYYRDIKSVGYWRNIENKESAPYMVWEYYDDSEKYVLSLEQFDDEEFEASLGIVEEPDAFSNILPTT; encoded by the coding sequence ATGCCATTCGGATTTTTCAAAAAGAAGAAAAAAGAAGAGAAACATTACGATCCTACAAATATTACAATTAGAGATATTAGAAAAGGATATGTACTAGATTACGACTTACAAAGTTGGGAAGTAACTGAAGAATTTGAATACGACTGGGGAGACAATGACTTCTCTTATGAATTTAAATTAGAAAGTGCTAATGATGCTGTTTTTCTAAGCATTGAAGACAGTGATTTTCTTACAGGAACAATATCTAGAAAAGTTAAATGGGGTAAACTTCCTGATGAAGTAGATGATGCTCTTGAAACGAAAGGCAAACCTCCAAAAAAGATTGTATTTGACGGGAAAGTATATTATCGTGATATAAAATCTGTAGGGTATTGGAGAAATATAGAAAATAAAGAAAGTGCTCCATATATGGTATGGGAGTATTATGATGACTCAGAAAAATATGTACTTTCTTTAGAACAATTTGATGATGAAGAATTTGAAGCATCACTTGGTATCGTAGAAGAACCAGATGCTTTTAGTAATATACTGCCAACCACTTAG
- a CDS encoding ATP-binding protein, whose translation MNEYQLKKLIKHGESKMLEFKLRVTKPDRFAKTLTSIANTKGGILLVGVNDQQEIIGIDPFEEKYAVEQVLKHHVSPYLTIEFLTIETNEGIVLLLEIPNSPLKPHKALSKEGKWISYIRYNDKSVVMSSKSIKLAANEQPNTTSKLKRRFTKQETSLLEFLAENEKITLKQFCKLVNFSERRARRNLHELTVIGLLQEHSIEKDIFYSLG comes from the coding sequence ATGAATGAATATCAATTAAAAAAATTAATAAAACATGGTGAATCAAAGATGTTAGAATTTAAGCTTAGAGTAACAAAACCAGATAGATTTGCAAAAACACTCACTTCTATTGCAAACACTAAGGGTGGGATACTTTTAGTTGGGGTTAACGATCAGCAAGAAATTATAGGTATAGACCCTTTCGAGGAAAAATATGCAGTAGAACAAGTTCTTAAACATCATGTATCTCCTTATTTAACAATTGAATTTTTAACTATTGAAACTAACGAGGGAATAGTTCTACTCTTAGAAATCCCAAATAGTCCCTTAAAACCACATAAAGCACTTTCAAAAGAAGGGAAATGGATAAGTTATATCAGGTACAATGATAAAAGTGTAGTAATGTCTTCTAAATCAATAAAATTAGCAGCTAATGAGCAACCAAATACAACCTCCAAATTGAAACGGAGATTTACAAAACAAGAAACTTCACTTCTAGAGTTTTTAGCAGAAAATGAAAAAATCACTTTAAAACAATTTTGTAAGTTGGTTAACTTTTCAGAAAGAAGAGCCCGACGCAATCTTCATGAATTAACTGTTATCGGGCTACTTCAAGAACATTCTATAGAAAAAGATATCTTTTATTCGTTAGGATAA
- a CDS encoding STAS domain-containing protein: protein MRFSVNKSEKYTVLIPEEEKLDSLKAPQLKAEIVTMFQSGTENLIIDLSSVKYVDSSGLSSILVANRLAGEVNGRLVLAGLNEHVMKLIKISKLETVLNLLPTVQEAIDSVFLHEIEKDIEGEDEN from the coding sequence ATGAGATTTTCTGTAAATAAAAGCGAGAAATATACCGTACTTATTCCTGAAGAAGAAAAATTAGACTCTTTAAAGGCACCTCAGTTAAAAGCCGAGATTGTCACAATGTTCCAATCTGGTACTGAGAATTTAATTATTGATTTATCAAGTGTAAAATACGTAGATTCATCAGGACTTAGCTCTATTTTAGTTGCTAATCGTTTAGCTGGTGAAGTAAACGGTAGATTAGTTCTTGCTGGCTTGAATGAGCACGTGATGAAGCTAATCAAAATTTCTAAATTAGAAACGGTATTGAACTTATTGCCAACAGTGCAAGAAGCTATCGATTCTGTATTCTTACATGAAATTGAAAAAGATATTGAAGGTGAAGACGAAAACTAA
- a CDS encoding ribonuclease Z — protein MSFEITILGSSAAVPVKGRHMTSQHVRIGNQQFLIDCGEATQHQLINLGISLHKIEHIFISHLHGDHFFGLPGLLSTMNMQRRTDPLYIHGPRGLDEVLLASFKHTKTDLSFKVFLYDNPTMFPEVIYENEKITVETIPLTHRVPCTGFLFREKQKQHRIIPEKLPSGLPFEAFRALKRGEDIDFQGEKIFYKNVTLPPRKSRSYAFCSDTKYSKSVISKVYGVDVLYHESTFMHRHLERANTTFHTTAKQAGTVAKEAKVGELLIGHFSARYGDLNTLLEEAREEFPTTELAKEGKQFSILERD, from the coding sequence TTGTCATTCGAAATCACCATATTAGGTTCTAGTGCCGCCGTTCCTGTAAAAGGTAGGCACATGACATCACAACATGTACGTATAGGAAATCAACAATTTTTAATTGATTGTGGTGAAGCTACGCAACATCAATTGATAAATTTAGGCATCAGTTTACATAAAATTGAGCATATCTTTATCAGTCATTTGCATGGCGACCACTTTTTTGGTCTCCCTGGATTATTATCTACGATGAATATGCAACGTAGAACAGATCCACTATATATTCATGGACCTAGAGGTTTAGATGAAGTACTTCTTGCAAGTTTTAAACACACAAAAACTGACCTTAGTTTTAAAGTGTTCTTGTACGATAATCCTACTATGTTTCCAGAAGTAATTTATGAAAATGAAAAAATTACTGTAGAAACAATCCCTCTTACACACCGTGTACCTTGTACTGGTTTTCTTTTTAGAGAGAAACAAAAACAACATAGAATAATTCCAGAAAAACTTCCTTCTGGATTACCTTTTGAAGCTTTTAGAGCTTTAAAAAGAGGTGAAGATATTGATTTTCAAGGAGAAAAGATTTTCTATAAAAACGTAACACTTCCACCTAGAAAATCTAGGTCTTATGCGTTTTGTTCTGATACAAAATATAGTAAAAGTGTAATTTCTAAAGTTTATGGTGTAGATGTTTTATATCATGAATCTACTTTTATGCATAGACATTTGGAGAGAGCTAATACAACATTTCATACTACTGCAAAACAAGCTGGAACTGTTGCTAAAGAAGCCAAAGTTGGAGAGTTACTTATTGGTCATTTCTCCGCAAGATATGGAGACCTCAATACTTTACTAGAAGAAGCTAGAGAAGAATTCCCTACGACTGAACTAGCAAAAGAAGGAAAACAATTCTCAATTCTAGAACGTGATTAA
- the recN gene encoding DNA repair protein RecN, which produces MLKNLLIKNYALIEHTEINPDKGLNIITGETGAGKSIMLGALGLLKGGRADTKALFDQKAKCVIEGSFDISSYKMESIFIDLELDYENVTLLRREITPRGKSRAFINDTPVRLDVMRKISERLMDIHSQHDTMQLGSNIYQLNLVDTYGKLEGKVEHVFVAYKQYKKTAQAYKQLLDEYHQVKEEFEFNQFQLKELDDANLDDIDQDELEKELEKLENAENIKVALNTVLDALSRSDYSTDSTIYSAITDVNNLADYSKSLSDIRERLDSCHIELRDIISEIESEEDNLFFDQERIFMIKETLDQLYGLQQKHRVNDLQELIEKRDSIREKVEKVESFDEALLEAETEKKAAYEAMLEISEILSKARQKVITPLAEQLNATLSDLGMPNGHLVIDQRETDPTASGMDEVEILFTANKGRSPLPLRDVASGGEFSRLMLAIKYILASKTALPTIIFDEIDTGISGEIAIKVGHIMEEMGNNHQVFTISHLPQIAALGSKHYYVYKDHEGTSTVSKIKTLDHSERVTEIAQMIGGSNPSEGAYQSAKELIG; this is translated from the coding sequence ATGTTAAAGAACCTTTTGATCAAAAATTACGCATTAATAGAACATACAGAGATAAATCCTGATAAAGGATTAAACATTATTACTGGTGAAACTGGTGCAGGTAAATCTATTATGTTAGGTGCTCTCGGTCTTTTAAAAGGTGGCAGAGCTGACACAAAAGCATTATTTGATCAAAAAGCAAAATGTGTCATTGAAGGCTCTTTCGACATATCTTCTTATAAAATGGAATCAATCTTTATTGATTTAGAACTAGACTACGAAAACGTAACTTTATTAAGAAGAGAAATAACTCCGCGTGGTAAATCTAGAGCATTCATTAACGACACTCCTGTACGTTTAGATGTTATGCGTAAAATTAGTGAGCGTTTAATGGATATTCATTCGCAACACGACACTATGCAACTTGGATCAAATATTTATCAACTTAACTTAGTAGATACTTATGGTAAATTAGAAGGAAAAGTTGAACATGTATTTGTAGCTTATAAACAATACAAAAAAACAGCACAAGCATATAAACAACTTCTTGATGAGTACCATCAAGTAAAAGAAGAATTCGAATTCAATCAATTTCAACTAAAAGAATTAGATGATGCTAATTTAGATGATATTGATCAAGATGAATTAGAAAAAGAGCTCGAAAAGCTCGAAAATGCCGAAAATATCAAGGTTGCTCTAAATACAGTGTTAGATGCACTTAGCAGGTCAGATTACTCAACTGATTCCACTATCTATTCAGCAATTACAGATGTAAATAATTTAGCTGATTATTCTAAATCATTGTCTGATATTAGAGAACGCTTAGACAGTTGCCATATAGAACTTCGTGATATCATTTCTGAAATAGAATCAGAGGAAGATAATTTATTTTTTGATCAAGAACGTATTTTCATGATCAAAGAAACTTTAGATCAACTTTATGGTTTACAACAAAAACATAGAGTTAATGACCTTCAGGAATTAATTGAAAAAAGAGATTCCATTCGTGAAAAAGTAGAAAAAGTAGAAAGTTTTGATGAAGCTTTACTTGAAGCTGAAACGGAAAAGAAAGCAGCATACGAAGCAATGTTAGAAATTTCCGAAATTCTTTCTAAAGCCAGACAGAAAGTTATTACTCCGCTTGCTGAACAACTAAACGCCACACTTTCAGATTTGGGAATGCCAAATGGTCACCTTGTTATTGACCAAAGAGAAACAGACCCAACAGCTTCAGGTATGGACGAAGTTGAAATTCTATTTACAGCAAATAAAGGGAGAAGCCCACTTCCATTAAGAGATGTGGCTTCAGGCGGTGAATTTTCTAGATTAATGCTTGCTATTAAATATATTCTTGCGAGTAAAACAGCATTACCTACAATTATATTTGATGAAATTGACACAGGTATTTCTGGTGAAATAGCCATAAAAGTAGGTCATATCATGGAAGAAATGGGTAATAATCATCAAGTATTTACAATTAGTCATTTACCTCAAATTGCTGCTTTAGGATCTAAACATTACTATGTATACAAAGATCACGAAGGTACATCTACAGTGAGTAAAATTAAAACATTAGATCATTCTGAACGAGTTACAGAAATTGCACAAATGATTGGAGGTTCAAATCCTAGTGAGGGTGCTTATCAAAGCGCTAAAGAATTAATAGGGTAA
- the yjjX gene encoding inosine/xanthosine triphosphatase: protein MNKKIVVASRNPVKINAALSGMNKILPNVKFQVQGVDVSSGVADQPMSTKETWEGAFNRATNARNLEVNADYWVGMEGGIDTDADGKMFAFAWMCIIDKEDRLGKAQTGIFYLPPKVQKLVEGGVELGYANDKVFNEVGSKQKGGAVGSLTLGALGRTEYYEQAMILAMVQIVNPLLYPNE from the coding sequence ATGAATAAAAAGATAGTTGTAGCATCAAGAAATCCTGTAAAAATTAACGCGGCATTATCAGGAATGAATAAAATATTACCAAATGTAAAATTCCAAGTACAAGGAGTAGATGTCTCCTCTGGAGTTGCAGACCAGCCAATGTCAACTAAAGAAACTTGGGAGGGAGCATTTAATAGAGCTACAAATGCTAGAAATTTGGAGGTGAATGCAGATTATTGGGTTGGAATGGAAGGTGGAATCGATACAGATGCTGATGGGAAAATGTTTGCTTTTGCCTGGATGTGTATTATTGATAAAGAAGACCGTTTAGGTAAAGCACAAACTGGTATTTTTTATCTACCTCCAAAAGTTCAAAAGCTTGTAGAAGGTGGTGTAGAGTTAGGGTATGCTAATGATAAGGTTTTTAATGAAGTTGGTTCAAAGCAAAAAGGAGGGGCGGTAGGTTCGTTAACTTTAGGTGCTTTAGGAAGAACAGAATACTATGAACAAGCAATGATATTGGCAATGGTTCAGATAGTAAATCCATTACTTTATCCTAACGAATAA